The sequence CAGCTTGGCAACACCCGCGCGCGAAACGACCGCATGCGTGGAAAAGGCGGAGGAGGCGATTGCCATCACCGCATCTCCGACGAAGAGATCGTCGACGCCTTCGCCGACCGCAACCACATAACCGGAAAGCTCCATGCCGATCGTCGCGCCGGCAAAGCCGTCTTCGAGCGCCTCCTCGGGGAGAAGGCCCATGGCCCACATCACATCGCGGAAGTTCAGGCCCGTCGCAGCGACGGCGACAACGATTTCGCCTCGTCCGGCTTCCGGCACGGCGGCTTCTTCCCAGGCGATGCTGCCGACCTGCGAACTGACGCGCTGGCGAATTGTCGCCGCCGCAAAGCCGCTCGTTGTGCCTTCCGTTCTGTCGGCGGGACCGGGTACAGCCCGTATTTCTGAGAGCACACCGGTCTCCCGGTCGAGCAGCCATTCCCGGTTGGTACCCGATACAGCCAGCAGGGGCAGCGCCGCGGCAATCAGATCCTTCGCCATTGCCGCATCGCCACCGGCAAGATCGAGCGAATGGACGTCGAGAAACTCGTACTCATTCTGCAGAACGCGAACGAACGCCCACAGCCCTGAATTTATGCCGCAATTCGCAGATGCGGAAACCGGTGCGCCGCCCGGGGCAACGACCACCAGGCGAGGGCGGTCGTCACCGGCTTGTTCAGCGTCTCCGACATGCTGCCTCAGCGATTCGGCAAAGGCGCTCAGTGTCAGCACCTGCGTCTGCAGCAATTCCGAATCCTCGTCGCGGACATGGCTTGTCGCCGGAGAAACGAAAACCGCGCGAACTGGCCCGTCGCCCAACTTGTTGAGAGCGGCACGAAGCGTTGTCACATCGGCGGCCATGTCGCCTGTGACCGAAGCCGATATTGCAGGCGCGACAACAGGCGCCGAGGCTTGCCTGGCGCCGGCCGTTTCGATGAGGAGGTAGGGAGTGGCAACAGCGCCTTTTGCTTCCGTCGACCTTTTCGCTGCTGGCGCCGCAGCGCCTTGTGCTTCGATCAGGATGATGTTGCCGTGCGGGCACTCCCGGTCCGTGACGGCCACATCACGCAGTTCGAGATCGGCGAGGGACTTCTGCCAATGGGGCACCGCTGCGAGACTGCCGATCGGGAACTCCGCCGTTTGGCTGCGAGCAAACCAGCCATCGGAGAGGCCCAATGCAAAGTCGCTGAAGATGGACGGTGCGCTGACGGCCGCGACCAATGCACCATTTTCCCGCAGCGCTGAGCGCAATGCCGCACGAACGGCGACCTCCTCTTCGATCAGGTGATAGAGATTGTCCGAAGCGCTGACGGCGAGATCAAAGGCGGCGAGAGCTGCGACGTCACTCTTCTTGAGCACGCGTACATGTGCGTCGTTCTCGAAGGCGATCTCGAGATTGCGCTGTGCGTTGTCGCGCGGCTCGACGATCGTCAGGCTCGCTCTGTAACGCGCCGCAAGGTCCGCGAGACTTCGCGTGAAACCTGCGGAGACGCTTCCGAGTTCGACGATGCGCAGACGGGTGCCGCCAGTGCTTTGCTCCGCCAAGGCCCGTTCGACGGTGCCGAGAAGCTGCTCCATGCGCGACCGGCTCGCGACCGAATGAACGGCCTGATGGTCGAGCGTCGCCTCGCTGATGAAGCCGGCGCTGCCGGATGCGACTGCTTCGCCGTGTGGATTCACCGCGAGTGCGTCGAGGCGGCTCAGTGCTTCCGCATAGGCGTTATTGATGAGCACGGCTTCGACGGCTCGGTCGGGACGTTCTCCATAAAGCTCGCCGAGGATCTCCTGCACGGTCGGAAGGGTGAACTCCGGTGCGATCTTCCAGATTCCGTTCTGGTGTTCGCTGAGCCCGGCATCCTCGAGCACATAGAGGCAGTTCGTCAGGAAGCACTGGAAAGCGAAGTCGCCGGGCAATGAATTGCCCTGGATCGTGGCCCGCCCTCTCGCAAGTTTCAGAGCGATTTCCTGGCACGCGCGATAGATGGCGGCGTTGAAGAGCAATGTCGCATTGTCGACGCCGCTCTCCGGCCTGGCCTGCTCCGTCAGCTTCATCGGGGCTGCCGGGCCAAGTTTGGCGCCGGGAAGGATCACATCCGAAAGCACCGTCTCGTAATGGAAGGAGAGCCCGTCTAGCGCCTTGTGCTTGCGCAAATAGGTGCGGCGGAAACGACAATCATCGAAATGGGCGATTGCCTCGCCAGATTTGTCGAAGAAATGGAATCTTGCCTTGATCGAATTGGCGCTGACGCGTTCGATCTCAATCGTGGCGCGGGCAATAGCGCTGCCGGCTTTGACGACACGGACAGAGCCGAAGCGAACCGGAATGTAGGGCGCACCGCCCTTGTCGCCGCTGAAGCGATCGAAGAGTGCGACCAGCCCATGGAAACTTGCATCGACCGAAATCGGATGAAGCGCATAGGTGACAAGGGGATGGCCTGCCGCGTCCGGCGCCTTCAGCTCGACGTCGACGAGCCTGTTTCCGTAAGCGACGGCCTTGGAGAGCAACTGGAAATGCGGGCCGTAATCGAGGCCGAACTGCTTTGCCGTTTCATAGGCCTTCGACGGCGTCACCGTTGCTGTTTTCGCCATCCCGGCAAAAGACGGACAGGCATCGTTTTGACCCGGTATCGGCTTGCGGCTGCGCGCGACGGCATGCACCGTCCAGTCATCCTCCGACAGGCGTTCACGCGAACGGATCTCGATGTCACCGGTCTCCGGTGACAGGATCGTCGAGAGTTCCAGGATGCGGCTGTCGCTGAGTTCGAGCGGCCGAACGATCTCCAGATTGGTGATCTCGACCTCGTCGCTGCCGTAATATTGCTGTGCAGCGGAGACTGCCATTTCGATGAAACCGCTACCCGGGAGTATCGCTTTGCCGTCGACGACATGCTCGGCAAGGTCCGGGAAAAGATGCGCGTCGACGTGGTTCTTCCAACTGCCGCTATTCGGATCGCCCCGCCAGCCGGTCAGACGGTACGGTCTTGCTATGCGCCCGAAGAGGTCGGTTGCGTCGGTCGTCGTCGTGGGACGCAGTTCGACCGGCTCGAAGGGCAGGCTTGGCAATTCGACGAACGCGTCGCGCTTGCCATAGACCCGAACTCGGTCGACAACCGCGCCATGGGCGACAGCGCGAGCCATCGAAGCAGAAATCGGGTCCTGGCCCTTCTCTCCGACATCTCGAAGCAATGTCGGCACGACTGTCGCCGAAACCGCCGCTTGCTTGATCGTCTCCTTGACATAGGACGCCAGGATCGGCCGCGGAGAGATTTCGATGAACAGCCGGCAGCCGAGATCGAGGGCAGCCTCTGCCGCCGCCTGGAAGCGAACCGGCTCGCGAACGTTTTTCCACCAGTAGTCCGGATCGAGCTCCGTCCCGTCGAGCGCGGCCCCGGTTACCGTCGACAGATAGGTGAGTTCCGTCCGGCGCGGCGCGATATCCGGGATATCGGAAAGGAAGGCCTGCTTCGCCTGATCGATGATCGGATGGTGGAACGGGTAGTTGATATCCAGAATCTGGACGGGGATCTTCGCTTTGCGGGCAGCGTCGCGGAAGGCGGAAATCTCATGCGCCGGGCCGGAAATCGTCACCGAGTTGTGAGCGTTGATGGCTGCGACGCAGAGCTCGTTGAGGCCGCGTGCCTCGGCGAAAGCGCGGGCCGCTTCCTCACCGAGCATGACGGCGGCCATGGTGCCCTGGCCCGCCAGGAGGTCCTGATGCAGGGACCGCTTTGCAACGATCGACACCGCATCGACGAGCGACATGGCGCCGGCCGCATAGGCGGCGGCAATTTCGCCGACCGAATGCCCGAAGACGGCCGCGGGCTTGACGCCCATGGCCACGAGCGAGTCGGAAAGTGCAGCCTGGATGGCGAAAAGCAGCGGCTGGGCGATTTTCGTATCCGCAAGCTTGCTGTCGAGATACGGGTCCGTCAGCAAGTCCGTAAGGACGATGTCGGAATGGAACTTGAAGAGCGCGCTGACGGATGTGAACGATTGGCGGAAATGCAGGTTCTCTCGGAAGGCTTCCACGCCCATGCCCGCCCATTGCGAGCCGTTGCCGGAGAAGACGAAGGCGACCTTTGCGTCCTTGACAGCCGCTTCACCGATCTCGCCGATATCAGAACCCGGCTTCTCAAGATGGCTGGCAATCGCCCGCACGATATCTTCGGGATGATCGCTGCGAGCCGCGAAGCGATGGCGCATATGCGTGCGATTTGCGCCCGCGGCGGCAATGATCGCGCGCGCTTCTTCCCTGGTGGCGTTCGCAAAGGCGGCCTTGTAATCCTTGAGCAAATTCTCAAGGCTCGAGACAGTGTGGGCACTTGCGAGAAACACATGCCCTGCCGACGGGACCGGGGTCTTTTCTTCCTGTATTGGATCCGGATCGCTGAGGACCACGTGCGCATTCGCGCCGCCGAAGCCGAAGGAATTGATGCCGGCAAGCCTTGCGCGCTTGCCCTTCAGAAGCTCGATCGGATTGGCCGTGACACGAACATTGAGGCCCTCGAAATCGATGTGCTCGTTGGGCGTTTCGAAATGCAGCGACGCCGGAAGATAGTTGTGTTCAAGGGCGAGGACCGCCTTCATCATCCCGAACAGGCCGGATGCCGGCTCGGTGTGCCCGATATTCGACTTGATAGAGCCAATCGGCACAGGGGCTCGGCGTTTGGCACCGATGACCGTGCCGATCGACCAAACCTCCGCCGGATCGCCGACCTTGGTGCCCGTGCCGTGGCCTTCGACGAAAGCCACTTGGTTGGCGTCGATGCCGTTGCCTTCATAAATGGCTCTAAGGAGGTTCGCCTGCGCCTCACGCGAGGGCAGCGAGATGCCGTTGGTGCGGCCGGCCGAATTGACCCCCGAGGCGACAATCTTTGCATAGCTGCGGTCCCGCTCGCGGCGCGCCCGATCCGAACGCCGCAGCACGAAAACAACGCCGCCTTCGGCCCGCACATAACCGGCGCCATCATTGTCATAGGCGCGGCAGAGCCCCTCGGGCGACAGCATGCGCGCCTGGGCAAAGCCTACGAAGGGAAGCGGATGGGCGAGAATATTGACCCCACCAACGATCGCCGTGTCGATTTCGCCCGCGTTGAGCGCCCGCATCGCCTGATCGAGGGCGACGAGCGAAGAGGAGCAGGCGGTATCAACGGTCATGCTCGGGCCGCTCAAGCCGAATACATGGGAAATGCGGTTGGAGACGATAGAGAGCGTGTTGCCGGTCATGAAATAGGGACCGGCAGAGGCCGGGTCGTCGACCGTGATGTTGGCGTGATCGAGGCTGGATGCGCCGACATAGACGCCGACATTCTCGCCGTGCAGCGAAGAAACAGAGATATTCGCATCCTCAAGAGCGCGCCAGGCGAGCCGCAGCAGTACGCGCTGCTGCGGATCCATATACATGGCCTCGCGCTGCGACATGCCGAAGACGGCAGGATCGAAGTCGTAGATCTGATCGAGAGTGCCGGCGGCAAACGAATAGGTCTTGCCTTGCGTTCCCATCACCGGGTGCCAGAATCGCGCCAAATCCCAGCGGTCCGAGGGAACACTGGATACGGTGCATTTGCCCTGACGCAGAACTTTGAACAGCGCCTCCGGCGATTTCGCTCCAGGGGCAAGGCATGCACGCCCTATGATTTCAACAGTCATGTATGATCGAACGCTCTAAACTGCCGTTAAAATTGATTTAGCCAATCGCTGGATCAAACGTAAATTGCAATCCGCGACACTCTTGCTTGGTGGTTTTCCCCGTTTTTGTTCCCTCTGTTGTATTAGTGAGCTTTTAACCCAAAGTGCCTAGCTTTCAACCCCAAAGGCTTAGATATACGTCTCGCGGGATCCGTCCAAGACAATTACGGCGACAGTTCGTAACCGATATCCAGGACGTATGACCGGAAAGGCGCAATGCCGAATATTTTGGCTGCCTGGGCGGTGGGGTGGCTTGTTGTGGGACGGTGATTGTGCTTTTCAGAGACCGGCGGATTCCCTGCCGGAAAAAGCGCAGCGCGGATATCTGAATGGAATCATCGCTGTGCCGAATACGGAGTGTCGTAGTGAAACGAGTGACTGCCCTTCTTCTTTGTACCGCGCTTGCGGGATGTCAGGCTGTACCGGGAGAGGGCCCTCTGACTACCGATATCGTCGCGGACGCCGGTCAATCCGGCGCAGAGATCGGCAGAAATAATGCCACCGTCTTCGATATCGTCGATGTCAACGGCCAATCGGCGCGCCTCGTTTCAGACTATGTTGCGACGACGCTCAGCCGTCGGTTCGGGATCGGCGGCGGCGTCGGCCAGGTCGTGATCGGCATTGGCGACCAATTGAAGGTGACGATCTTCGAGGCGGGCAGCGACGGGCTCTTTTCCACAACGGAATCGAAACAGACGAGCATCGACCTGGTCGTCCAGCCCGATGGCAAGGCAGCAATTCCCTATGTCGGCTCGGTGCGTTTCGCCGGCCTGACGCTGGAGCAGGCGCGCCAGGCAATCCTCGAAGCTCTTAAACAAAAGGCGGTCGAACCGGACGTGATCGTCACAAGCACGTCGACTGCGTCGCGTATCGTTACGGTTTCCGGTGCAGTCGGCCGGCCATCCGTCGTGCCGCTGAACCTCGTCAGCGAGACGATCAATGAGGTCGTCGCCAAGGCCGGTGGTCCTTCGGCGCAGCCCTACGAGACCTATGTCACGCTAGTGCGTGGCAAAAAGACCGGAACGGTCCTCCTGAAGTCGATCATCGAAAATCCGTCGGAAAACATTCACGTGAAGCCTGGCGACCAGGTCTTCGTGACGCGTGACCCGCGCACCTTCACGATCCTTGGCCAGGTCAGGGCAAACCAGCGCGTCGAGTTCGGCGCCAACGACCTGAACCTGCTCGAGGCTGTGGCGCTCGCGGGCGGCGGTGCGGACCGGACGGTCGACGCGAAGGGCTACTTCGTCTTCCGCTACGAGGAGCCGGATATCGTCATGAGCCTGCTCGGACGAGAGCGTTTCAACACCATGCTGAGCAAGGGCATGAAGCCTGACAGCGTTGGCCGCTACCCGATCGTCTATCGCTTCAATATGACGAATCCCGACAGCCTGATCGTCGGTCAGACCTTCCCGGTCAAGAACCGCGACGTGATCTACGCTTCGCGCCATCCCTCTGTCGACATCACCAAGTTCCTCGATTTCGTGGCGAGGCCGATTGGCATTGCGAATTCCGGCGTCAGCATCGCAGACAACATCAATGATTTTAACAACTGATCACGGGCGCAAAGGCGGTGCCGGCGACTTCTGCCGGCCGCCTTCCGGCCTGGCGTCGGCCGGATCAGGCATGTTTTGAAGCCGCGCTTCCGGCCGTCTTCTAGTCTAACATCTTGGAATTGATCCGCTTTAAAGTCCGATCTAATCACGCTGCATTCGCGTAGCGATCCGGTGAACCCGCTTGCCGCCTCGCGCGTTCTGTGATTGATCTTGCGCTTGATCGATCTTGTTGATGGCCAGCGCCGCTCGGCAGGATCGCGAGGAGGGCCTATGGCTGAAGACGCCTTGATCGTCATCGACATGCAGAACGACTTCTGCCCTGGCGGCGCGCTCGCAGTCGAGGGCGGCGACGAGATCGTACCGACCGTCAATCGCCTGATAGAGCAGTCGCGCCACGTCATCCTGACGCAGGACTGGCATCCTGCCGGCCATTCCAGCTTCGCCTCCAGCCATCCCGGCAAGGCGCCGTTTCAGATGGTGACGATGCCTTACGGCGAGCAGACGCTCTGGCCGGATCATTGCATTCAGGGAAGCCCGGGTGCCGACTTCCATCCGGGTTTGCGGTGGACGACGGCGGAGTTGGTCGTGCGCAAGGGCTTCCGGGCGGAAATAGACAGCTACTCCGCCTTTTTTGAGAACGACCACCGAACCCCGACCGGCCTTGCCGGCTATCTTCGCGAGCGCAGTATCTCCAAGGTGTCGCTCTGCGGTCTGGCGACCGATTTCTGCGTCGCCTTTTCAGCGCTCGATGCTGTCGCTCAAGGCTTTTCGACGTCGGTGGTGCTCGACGCCTGCCGTGGCATCGATCTGAACGGCTCGCTTGCGGCCATGACGAGGCGCATGCGCGATGCCGGCGTGCAATTGATCTAACCGCGCCGGAGCGGGACCAGGAAGGCTTATCCCGCTCTGACTTAAGAAATCGATTGCGATGATCCCGGGGCGGTTCATCGTAATGTGAGAAGGAGCATTGTCGCAGATGCCGAAGACCGATATTGCGCGGCGGGTTTACAATCATACATGGAAGCTCGATCCGATCGTCCGCAGCCTTCTGGACACGGATTTCTATAAGCTTCTTATGCTGCAGATGATCTGGCAGCTTTATCCGGACGTGGATGCAACCTTTTCGCTGATCAACCGCACGAAAACCGTGCGCCTTGCCGATGAGATCGACGAACAGGAGCTGCGCGATCAGCTCGACCATGCGCGCGGGCTGCGGTTCGGCAAGAAGGAGATGATCTGGCTTGCGGGTAACACCTTCTATGGCCGCAAGCAGATCTTTTCGCCGGAGTTTCTCTCCTGGCTCGCAAAATTCCGCCTGCCCGACTACGAACTGTCGCGCCGCGACGGTCAGTTCGAACTGAGCTTCCGCGGCCGCTGGGCCGAGACCACGATGTGGGAAATCCCGGCGCTTGCGATCATCAACGAGCTGCGCTCGCGCTCCGCCATGAAGGGGCTCGGCCCGTTCACGCTCGACGTGCTCTATGCGCGCGCCAAGGCGAAGATGTGGTCGAAGGTCGAGCGGCTGCGGCAATATCCCAATTTGCGCATTTCCGATTTCGGCACACGCCGCAGGCACAGCTTCCTGTGGCAGCGCTGGTGCGTCGAGGCGCTGAAGGAAGGCATCGGTGCCTCCTTCTCCGGCTCGAGCAATGTGCTTCTCGCCATGGACACGGATCTGGAAGCGCTCGGAACCAATGCGCACGAGCTGCCGATGGTGGCGGCCGCCCTCGCCCGCAACGACAAGGAGCTTGCCGCGGCACCCTACAATGTCCTGCAGGATTGGAACCAGCTCTATGGCGGCAACTTGCTGATCGTGCTGCCGGATGCTTTCGGCACGGCCGCGTTCCTGCGCAATGCGCCGGCTTGGGTGGCGGACTGGACCGGCTTCCGTCCGGACAGTGCGCCGCCGATCGAGGGTGGGGAGAAGATCATCGCCTGGTGGAAGAAGATGGGCCGGGACCCGCGCGAGAAGTTGCTGATCTTCTCCGATGGCCTGGACGTCGACACGATCATCAGGACCTATCGGCATTTCGAGGGGCGGGTGCGGATGAGCTTCGGCTGGGGAACCAACCTGACGAATGATTTCGCCGGGTGCGCCCCGACGGAAATCAATGGCCTCAATCCGATATCGATCGTCTGCAAGGTCAGCGAAGCCAACGGCCGCCCGGCCGTGAAGCTCTCGGACAATCCCCGCAAGGTGATCGGCGATCCGGCCGAAGTGCAGCGCTACCTGAAATTCTTCGGCTCAGAGGATTTTATCGAGCAGACCGTCAAAGTCTGATCGCAACCATCAAAAAGAAACGCAATCTTGAGCCTCCTTTTAAGGCGAAGGAGGGCTGCCACGGCGCGCGCCGCATCCGCTGCAGCGTGCCGGCAAACTGCTTGGAGCTTGCGCGGTTGCGAAACTACTGGAGACATAATTGGCCGCCTTTGAGGAGCCTGGAGAGATGGAGAAACAGGAGACGGCGGCGCCAATCGTATGACTTATTGGGGTACCTCACTATTTTCTTGAATTTGTCGAAGAATACCCCATGATGACCGCTGTTGAGGTACACCTTGGGAGGGGTTCGTGCGTCAGGCATATTCACCCGATGACGTCGACGTCATGCGCGGAGCACTCGATATCTGGTGCGCCCTGCACAACGTCGGAAAGGATGGAGCCGAGGCCAACAGGGCCGCGCGGCGCATCCTTGATTTGATGGATAAGAAGAAGTACTCGTGTGATGAGCTATTGGCTCAGCTCGGGGACTTCAGACCGGATCCGCGTCACCGCGTGGCCTGACAAGGCCGGCGACGGTATCCCTGAGCTTCAAGAGCGGCAAATATTCATTGGCCAGATGAATGTCGAGATGCGTCAGCAGTTCACCGCTGAGCTCCGCAATCTGTCCGGTCTCGCTGTCGATGACCGTCCAGGAACCGTCGCTCTCTTGCTTCAGACCATATCTCTGCGCGTACATAAGGAACAGCTTAATGGATGCGCAGTGGATTTTATAGAGATTCCTGACCGAGCATAGGATAGGTGGCAGGCCGAGGCGGCTTGCCGGCGCGAAGCCATGTCATCTGTGTATCGACGAAGTGATTTCGCCGGAGAAGGCCCGCTCCGGGCTCATCCGATATTGGGACAGCGCGAAATGAAGCACGCCGCTGACGGCGATCGAGACGACCAGAACAGCGACCGTAACGCCAAGACCCGATTTGATCATACCCATGTTCTCCAAGACGCCTGATTGCCGGTCTCCGGCTGTCAGAGCGCGAGATGGAGTTAATCCTATGGCGGCGATCAGGCTGTTCCCCGGGTAACGTGAGATATGGTTAACGGTGTCTTGCCGGCGGTGTGCGGCAAACGGCGCCTCGACGGACAATCAGTGGGCGTTGCGGCAAGGTGGTGTTCGCATCCAAATGGACCACTGCCGGGGGCGCGCTGACGAGGGACACCCGCAGTCCGTATGTAAGTGAAATGCTCAGGAAAACTGGTGCTGCTAGAGAGATTTGAACTCGGTGGGGTTGCTTAGCATGTATTGATTTTATTGAATAATTTCGAACTCAGGTCAAGTCCTGTGTACCACCCCTGCGGCCTCAAACATTAGCTTGCGATCTACGCTAGTCCGATGACCGCGACCACAGCACACTTCGCGACATGATCCTGAACGATCTCGACGTCTGCTAGGCCCTTACCCCCGACCCACTCAATTCAGCGGTTCTATCGTTGTGATACATACGG is a genomic window of Sinorhizobium numidicum containing:
- the pncA gene encoding bifunctional nicotinamidase/pyrazinamidase, with the translated sequence MAEDALIVIDMQNDFCPGGALAVEGGDEIVPTVNRLIEQSRHVILTQDWHPAGHSSFASSHPGKAPFQMVTMPYGEQTLWPDHCIQGSPGADFHPGLRWTTAELVVRKGFRAEIDSYSAFFENDHRTPTGLAGYLRERSISKVSLCGLATDFCVAFSALDAVAQGFSTSVVLDACRGIDLNGSLAAMTRRMRDAGVQLI
- the pncB gene encoding nicotinate phosphoribosyltransferase, which translates into the protein MPKTDIARRVYNHTWKLDPIVRSLLDTDFYKLLMLQMIWQLYPDVDATFSLINRTKTVRLADEIDEQELRDQLDHARGLRFGKKEMIWLAGNTFYGRKQIFSPEFLSWLAKFRLPDYELSRRDGQFELSFRGRWAETTMWEIPALAIINELRSRSAMKGLGPFTLDVLYARAKAKMWSKVERLRQYPNLRISDFGTRRRHSFLWQRWCVEALKEGIGASFSGSSNVLLAMDTDLEALGTNAHELPMVAAALARNDKELAAAPYNVLQDWNQLYGGNLLIVLPDAFGTAAFLRNAPAWVADWTGFRPDSAPPIEGGEKIIAWWKKMGRDPREKLLIFSDGLDVDTIIRTYRHFEGRVRMSFGWGTNLTNDFAGCAPTEINGLNPISIVCKVSEANGRPAVKLSDNPRKVIGDPAEVQRYLKFFGSEDFIEQTVKV
- a CDS encoding type I polyketide synthase encodes the protein MTVEIIGRACLAPGAKSPEALFKVLRQGKCTVSSVPSDRWDLARFWHPVMGTQGKTYSFAAGTLDQIYDFDPAVFGMSQREAMYMDPQQRVLLRLAWRALEDANISVSSLHGENVGVYVGASSLDHANITVDDPASAGPYFMTGNTLSIVSNRISHVFGLSGPSMTVDTACSSSLVALDQAMRALNAGEIDTAIVGGVNILAHPLPFVGFAQARMLSPEGLCRAYDNDGAGYVRAEGGVVFVLRRSDRARRERDRSYAKIVASGVNSAGRTNGISLPSREAQANLLRAIYEGNGIDANQVAFVEGHGTGTKVGDPAEVWSIGTVIGAKRRAPVPIGSIKSNIGHTEPASGLFGMMKAVLALEHNYLPASLHFETPNEHIDFEGLNVRVTANPIELLKGKRARLAGINSFGFGGANAHVVLSDPDPIQEEKTPVPSAGHVFLASAHTVSSLENLLKDYKAAFANATREEARAIIAAAGANRTHMRHRFAARSDHPEDIVRAIASHLEKPGSDIGEIGEAAVKDAKVAFVFSGNGSQWAGMGVEAFRENLHFRQSFTSVSALFKFHSDIVLTDLLTDPYLDSKLADTKIAQPLLFAIQAALSDSLVAMGVKPAAVFGHSVGEIAAAYAAGAMSLVDAVSIVAKRSLHQDLLAGQGTMAAVMLGEEAARAFAEARGLNELCVAAINAHNSVTISGPAHEISAFRDAARKAKIPVQILDINYPFHHPIIDQAKQAFLSDIPDIAPRRTELTYLSTVTGAALDGTELDPDYWWKNVREPVRFQAAAEAALDLGCRLFIEISPRPILASYVKETIKQAAVSATVVPTLLRDVGEKGQDPISASMARAVAHGAVVDRVRVYGKRDAFVELPSLPFEPVELRPTTTTDATDLFGRIARPYRLTGWRGDPNSGSWKNHVDAHLFPDLAEHVVDGKAILPGSGFIEMAVSAAQQYYGSDEVEITNLEIVRPLELSDSRILELSTILSPETGDIEIRSRERLSEDDWTVHAVARSRKPIPGQNDACPSFAGMAKTATVTPSKAYETAKQFGLDYGPHFQLLSKAVAYGNRLVDVELKAPDAAGHPLVTYALHPISVDASFHGLVALFDRFSGDKGGAPYIPVRFGSVRVVKAGSAIARATIEIERVSANSIKARFHFFDKSGEAIAHFDDCRFRRTYLRKHKALDGLSFHYETVLSDVILPGAKLGPAAPMKLTEQARPESGVDNATLLFNAAIYRACQEIALKLARGRATIQGNSLPGDFAFQCFLTNCLYVLEDAGLSEHQNGIWKIAPEFTLPTVQEILGELYGERPDRAVEAVLINNAYAEALSRLDALAVNPHGEAVASGSAGFISEATLDHQAVHSVASRSRMEQLLGTVERALAEQSTGGTRLRIVELGSVSAGFTRSLADLAARYRASLTIVEPRDNAQRNLEIAFENDAHVRVLKKSDVAALAAFDLAVSASDNLYHLIEEEVAVRAALRSALRENGALVAAVSAPSIFSDFALGLSDGWFARSQTAEFPIGSLAAVPHWQKSLADLELRDVAVTDRECPHGNIILIEAQGAAAPAAKRSTEAKGAVATPYLLIETAGARQASAPVVAPAISASVTGDMAADVTTLRAALNKLGDGPVRAVFVSPATSHVRDEDSELLQTQVLTLSAFAESLRQHVGDAEQAGDDRPRLVVVAPGGAPVSASANCGINSGLWAFVRVLQNEYEFLDVHSLDLAGGDAAMAKDLIAAALPLLAVSGTNREWLLDRETGVLSEIRAVPGPADRTEGTTSGFAAATIRQRVSSQVGSIAWEEAAVPEAGRGEIVVAVAATGLNFRDVMWAMGLLPEEALEDGFAGATIGMELSGYVVAVGEGVDDLFVGDAVMAIASSAFSTHAVVSRAGVAKLPRSVSPVAAATVPVAFLTAYYAMVELGRIQPGETILIHGAAGGVGLAALQVAKLKGAKVIATAGTREKRRFLAMLGADHVFDSRSLGFVNDVRAVTGGEGVDLVLNSLFAEAMEQSLGLVKPFGRFLELGKRDYYADSKIGLRPFRRNVSYFGIDADQLLVNAPDLTKRIFMEIGTLFEEGKLTPLPYRAFDFDEIGNAFRLMQNAGHIGKIVVLPPVVGKHEVAAKPHKGMKVDPDGVHLVVGGIGGFGLAAANRLVENGARRIALCSRRGLADLETSAMIKRWEKAGVSASLHACDVTDAAAVEALLASLRAEAPLRSVVHAAMALDDALISNLNRERNRPVIDTKAKGAAILDRLTRDDQIDNFILFSSATTLVGNPGQANYVAANGFLEGLARARRAQGLAGLAVGFGAIADAGYLTQNADVNDLLAKRIGKTALKAQVALDMVESHIASDPGTVDAAVVMISEIDWTAARNLPVSRNALFEVILRSADQHSSGSEGAQMDLVAMIEGKSPHEAEDILFDLVAGEIAAILRVSKDTVTRGKILKEIGLDSLMAVELGMSFQQNTGFDMPLSGVADNTTVGDVARKLYEKVSKRDHGDDGEAADDKLVTELTQRHVGAVKEKALSQ
- a CDS encoding polysaccharide biosynthesis/export family protein; this encodes MKRVTALLLCTALAGCQAVPGEGPLTTDIVADAGQSGAEIGRNNATVFDIVDVNGQSARLVSDYVATTLSRRFGIGGGVGQVVIGIGDQLKVTIFEAGSDGLFSTTESKQTSIDLVVQPDGKAAIPYVGSVRFAGLTLEQARQAILEALKQKAVEPDVIVTSTSTASRIVTVSGAVGRPSVVPLNLVSETINEVVAKAGGPSAQPYETYVTLVRGKKTGTVLLKSIIENPSENIHVKPGDQVFVTRDPRTFTILGQVRANQRVEFGANDLNLLEAVALAGGGADRTVDAKGYFVFRYEEPDIVMSLLGRERFNTMLSKGMKPDSVGRYPIVYRFNMTNPDSLIVGQTFPVKNRDVIYASRHPSVDITKFLDFVARPIGIANSGVSIADNINDFNN